One Zea mays cultivar B73 unplaced genomic scaffold, Zm-B73-REFERENCE-NAM-5.0 scaffold_420, whole genome shotgun sequence DNA window includes the following coding sequences:
- the LOC118475108 gene encoding WRKY transcription factor WRKY24, with protein sequence MTTSSSGSIEAPANSRPGSFSFASTSTSFTNMLGGSADAAGGASRYKAMTPPSLPLSPSSFFSNIPDGLNPADFLDSPALLSSSIFPSPTTNAFASQQFSWLVTPGAEQGGKDEQRQSYPDFSFQTAPTAEDAVRTTTFQPPVPAAPPVEEAYRGQQQPWAYQQQQAAGMDAGSSQAAYGGPFHQAASSDAAAMAPHVPASGGYSHQAQQSQRRSSDDGYNWRKYGQKQVKGSENPRSYYKCTFPSCPTKKKVERSLDGQITEIVYKGTHNHAKPQNTRRNSSSAAAAQLLQGGDASEHSFGGMSGTPAATPENSSASFGDDEVGVGSPRAGNAGGDEFDEDEPDSKRWRKDGGDGEGISMAGNRTVREPRVVVQTMSDIDILDDGYRWRKYGQKVVKGNPNPRSYYKCTTVGCPVRKHVERASHDLRAVITTYEGKHNHDVPAARGSAALYRPAPPPADTAGHHYLAAARPGVAYQTGQQYGFGDQLGSFGLSGAPAQSGGGGFAFSSGFDNPMGSYMSQHQQQQRQNDAMHASRAKEEPREDMFFPTSLLYTD encoded by the exons ATGACCACCTCGTCCTCCGGGAGCATCGAAGCACCGGCGAACTCCAGACCCGGCTCGTTCTCGTTCGCGAGCACGAGCACGAGCTTCACGAACATGCTGGGGGGATCTGCGGACGCGGCCGGCGGGGCGTCGAGGTACAAGGCCATGACCCCACCGTCCCTGCCCCTGTCGCCGTCGTCCTTCTTCAGTAACATCCCCGACGGCCTCAACCCCGCCGACTTCCTCGACTCGCCGGCACTCCTGAGCTCCAGT ATCTTCCCCTCGCCGACGACGAACGCATTCGCCTCGCAGCAGTTCAGCTGGCTGGTGACGCCAGGCGCGGAGCAAGGCGGCAAGGACGAGCAGAGGCAGTCGTACCCAGACTTCTCGTTCCAGACCGCGCCGACGGCCGAAGATGCCGTGCGGACGACGACCTTCCAGCCACCGGTTCCAGCGGCCCCACCG GTTGAAGAGGCGTACAGAGGtcagcagcagccatgggcctACCAGCAGCAGCAAGCTGCAGGCATGGACGCCGGATCCAGCCAGGCTGCCTACGGCGGGCCGTTCCACCAGGCAGCCTCGTCGGACGCCGCCGCGATGGCGCCGCACGTGCCGGCGAGCGGCGGGTACAGCCACCAGGCGCAGCAGTCGCAGAGGCGGTCGTCGGACGACGGGTACAACTGGCGCAAGTACGGGCAGAAGCAGGTGAAGGGGAGCGAGAACCCGCGCAGCTACTACAAGTGCACCTTCCCGAGCTGCCCCACCAAGAAGAAGGTGGAGCGGTCGCTGGACGGCCAGATCACCGAGATCGTGTACAAGGGCACGCACAACCACGCCAAGCCGCAGAACACGCGCAGGAACTCCAGCAGCGCGGCTGCGGCGCAGCTGCTGCAGGGCGGCGACGCGTCCGAGCACTCGTTCGGCGGGATGTCGGGCACGCCCGCCGCGACGCCCGAGAACTCCTCCGCGTCCTTCGGGGATGACGAGGTCGGCGTGGGCTCGCCGCGGGCCGGGAACGCCGGCGGCGACGAGTTCGACGAGGACGAGCCGGATTCCAAGAGATG GAGGAAAGACGGCGGTGACGGCGAGGGTATCTCCATGGCCGGCAACCGAACGGTGCGTGAGCCGAGGGTCGTTGTCCAGACCATGAGCGATATCGACATCCTCGACGACGGCTACCGGTGGAGGAAGTACGGGCAGAAGGTGGTGAAGGGAAATCCAAACCCAAG GAGCTACTACAAGTGCACGACGGTCGGGTGCCCCGTGCGCAAGCACGTGGAGCGCGCGTCCCACGACCTGCGCGCCGTGATCACCACGTACGAGGGCAAGCACAACCACGACGTGCCCGCCGCGCGGGGCAGCGCCGCGCTCTACCGGCCCGCGCCGCCGCCCGCGGACACCGCCGGCCACCACTACCTCGCCGCGGCGCGGCCGGGCGTGGCCTACCAGACGGGGCAGCAGTACGGGTTCGGTGACCAGCTGGGCTCGTTCGGCCTCAGCGGCGCGCCGGCgcagagcggcggcggcggcttcgcGTTCTCTTCCGGCTTCGACAACCCGATGGGCTCGTACATGAgccagcaccagcagcagcagaggCAGAACGACGCCATGCACGCGTCGAGGGCCAAGGAGGAGCCCCGGGAGGACATGTTTTTCCCGACGTCGTTGCTGTACACTGACTGA